Proteins from a genomic interval of Clostridium cochlearium:
- a CDS encoding AAA family ATPase — translation MSEVYIKLFGTPVVTEDEKEVTFPYAKVRALFYYIAVNKKATRDELATLLWTEENDSVAKKNLRNAIYQIKKSFKKEVILSPDNSIVMLNNKLDIYTDVDLFLQDKDNEKCIDIYKGDFLKGFYVKNAEGFEEWVFKTRENYKTTYKEKIQNEINNLDGKDNKTEKYAKLLILTDEFNEEPYRILMKYYKEMGSLNKVIETYNELCQLLKKELGILPSEKSKEIFDQAMRSISSSENDSESLNGFFYGRCEELGILQNNHNKFINESNGKSILIMGEAGIGKSRLKEEFLDNINEDEVYIFDTNCYQVEKQYILKPWSAIISKIYDTILDNKVSIPPIWQNILENLFPELIRGENILNVKLLENIDSFKYDILEEILLDILKKICVNKKVIFVFEDIQWMDEMSLSLLSSLILHEEKNDIMFLATYRNEHNRDVEKVLSILGKYNKLKYINLERFNDKEVKNFIEKALPKKDFSNEVIEKIYEETEGNTFFLVEYLNSIKDNKNINIMSAKMKDVLRSRFIYISEDAIELLNVISLFFDEAPMYILKELLEKDELEIIDTIETLQNKFIISEVKGTDKIGFKFTHQKLREYIYMKQSEIRRKILHNKVGDIIEKEIRNEKADIDLYHKLIYHYSNGENKIKVLFYKIKSLNYYLSFSHELFPILTNTDKEAYKYAYFSTQQTTKSLKEIEKLLKDIKKESKEEQEVEKLEMSYLHIKGRYLIRGGEYDIGTNCITEMIKKALAVKDKDYALEGYKQMIYFCIQTNNTDLMLKYIDLALELAVECNYHKEIGILLRLKGLYKTMCGEYEEAEKFLNESIAIFNVTEQVANKYSLNIAAAYNYIGEIRRFNKKFSEAMEYYDKAIKICEDKNALSSLVVFNINAGQAAFDMLEYTKAKEYFKKAYDLYEKFDSVWKKSILESFMTLIYIKEENYNKALESLKNAEINSKKMKNPHEIGITYKVKATVKRYMQKNPEIKKVFNSYLQEDFDYYYNEAIMFLKESKIDYEIESIKNL, via the coding sequence ATGTCAGAAGTTTATATTAAATTATTTGGAACTCCTGTAGTTACAGAAGATGAAAAGGAAGTAACCTTTCCCTATGCTAAAGTAAGGGCGCTTTTTTATTATATTGCTGTTAATAAAAAAGCTACAAGGGATGAGCTGGCAACATTATTATGGACAGAGGAAAATGATAGTGTTGCAAAAAAGAATTTAAGAAATGCTATATATCAAATAAAAAAATCATTTAAAAAAGAAGTTATTCTTTCACCAGATAATTCTATTGTTATGTTAAATAATAAACTGGATATTTATACAGATGTAGATTTATTTTTACAAGATAAAGATAATGAAAAGTGTATAGATATTTACAAAGGAGATTTTTTAAAAGGATTCTATGTAAAAAATGCTGAAGGATTCGAGGAATGGGTTTTTAAAACTAGAGAGAATTATAAAACTACATATAAAGAAAAAATACAGAATGAAATAAATAATTTGGATGGCAAAGATAATAAAACGGAGAAATATGCAAAATTATTGATTCTTACAGATGAATTTAATGAAGAACCCTATAGAATACTTATGAAATATTATAAAGAAATGGGAAGTTTAAATAAAGTTATAGAAACATATAATGAACTTTGTCAACTTTTAAAAAAAGAATTAGGAATACTTCCAAGTGAAAAGTCTAAAGAAATATTTGACCAGGCTATGAGATCTATTAGCAGTAGTGAAAACGATTCAGAAAGTTTAAATGGATTTTTTTATGGTAGATGCGAGGAATTAGGTATTCTTCAAAATAACCATAATAAATTTATAAATGAAAGCAATGGGAAATCAATACTTATAATGGGAGAAGCGGGAATAGGTAAAAGTAGATTAAAAGAGGAATTTTTGGACAACATAAATGAGGATGAAGTTTATATTTTTGATACTAATTGTTACCAAGTAGAAAAACAATATATACTAAAACCTTGGAGTGCAATTATATCAAAGATATATGATACTATACTAGATAATAAAGTTAGTATCCCACCTATTTGGCAAAACATATTAGAAAACTTATTTCCGGAGTTAATAAGAGGAGAAAATATTTTAAATGTAAAATTGTTAGAAAATATAGACTCATTTAAATATGATATTTTAGAGGAAATATTATTAGATATTTTGAAAAAAATATGTGTTAACAAAAAGGTTATATTTGTATTTGAAGATATACAATGGATGGATGAGATGAGTTTATCATTATTAAGTAGTTTAATTCTTCACGAAGAAAAAAATGATATAATGTTCTTAGCTACTTATAGAAATGAACATAATAGAGATGTTGAAAAGGTTTTATCTATTTTAGGAAAGTATAATAAACTAAAATATATTAATTTGGAAAGGTTTAATGATAAAGAGGTAAAAAACTTTATTGAAAAGGCATTACCTAAAAAAGATTTTTCTAATGAAGTTATTGAAAAAATTTATGAGGAAACAGAAGGCAATACATTTTTCTTAGTAGAATACTTGAATTCAATAAAAGATAATAAAAACATTAATATAATGTCTGCTAAAATGAAAGATGTATTAAGAAGTAGATTTATATATATTTCAGAAGATGCCATAGAGTTATTAAATGTCATATCTCTATTCTTTGATGAAGCACCTATGTATATATTAAAAGAATTATTAGAAAAAGATGAATTAGAAATTATAGATACAATAGAAACACTTCAAAATAAATTTATAATATCCGAGGTAAAGGGAACAGATAAAATTGGATTTAAATTTACACATCAAAAATTAAGAGAATATATATATATGAAACAGTCTGAAATAAGGAGAAAAATTTTACATAATAAAGTTGGAGATATAATAGAAAAAGAAATAAGAAATGAAAAAGCAGATATAGATTTATATCATAAACTTATATATCACTATTCTAATGGAGAAAATAAAATAAAAGTATTATTTTATAAAATAAAAAGTTTAAACTATTATTTAAGTTTTAGTCATGAATTATTTCCTATATTGACTAATACAGATAAAGAGGCTTATAAATATGCTTATTTTAGTACGCAACAAACTACTAAAAGTTTAAAAGAAATAGAAAAACTATTAAAGGATATAAAAAAGGAATCTAAGGAAGAACAAGAAGTAGAAAAATTAGAAATGTCATATTTGCATATTAAAGGTAGATATTTAATTAGAGGTGGAGAATATGATATTGGGACAAATTGTATAACAGAAATGATAAAAAAGGCTCTAGCAGTAAAGGACAAAGACTATGCATTAGAAGGATATAAGCAAATGATTTATTTTTGTATACAAACTAATAATACAGATTTAATGTTAAAATATATTGATCTTGCTTTGGAGTTAGCTGTAGAGTGTAATTATCATAAAGAAATAGGCATTCTTTTAAGATTAAAGGGATTATATAAAACTATGTGTGGAGAATATGAAGAAGCAGAAAAATTTTTAAATGAATCTATAGCTATTTTTAATGTTACTGAACAAGTGGCAAATAAATATTCTCTTAATATTGCTGCAGCCTATAATTATATTGGAGAGATTAGAAGGTTTAATAAGAAATTTTCTGAAGCTATGGAATATTATGATAAGGCAATAAAAATTTGTGAAGACAAGAATGCTTTAAGTAGCTTAGTTGTATTTAATATAAATGCAGGTCAGGCAGCTTTTGATATGTTAGAGTATACTAAAGCTAAAGAATATTTTAAAAAAGCCTATGATTTATATGAAAAGTTTGATTCCGTTTGGAAAAAGTCTATATTGGAGTCTTTTATGACATTAATATATATAAAAGAAGAAAATTATAATAAAGCTTTGGAATCTTTGAAAAATGCAGAGATTAATTCTAAAAAAATGAAAAATCCTCATGAGATTGGAATAACTTATAAAGTTAAAGCTACAGTAAAAAGGTATATGCAAAAAAATCCTGAAATAAAAAAGGTTTTTAATAGTTACCTTCAGGAAGATTTTGATTATTACTATAATGAAGCTATTATGTTTTTAAAGGAATCAAAAATTGATTATGAAATAGAAAGTATAAAAAATCTATAA
- the hutI gene encoding imidazolonepropionase — protein MKKGNVIIKNASQVVTCSGFEGKFGKDMSNINVIENTSIVVKDGIIKEIDNWDNIAKNYNENDFKVIDASNKAVLPGFVDSHTHFVFGGYRAEEFSWRLNGESYMDIMNKGGGIVNSVKGTREATEDELYESAKKRLDSMIHFGVTTVEGKSGYGLDCETELKQLRVMDRLQKDHPIDICKTFMGAHATPEEYKDRNEEYINFLLEEVLPKVAEEKLAEFCDVFCEEGVFSVEESRKILLKAKELGMKIKIHADEIVQLGGAELAAELEATSADHLLHASDEGIKAMAGKKVIATLLPTTAFCLKEPFARARIMIDNGAAVALGTDFNPGSGFTNSIPLMFALATIYMNMSIEEAINAMTINGAAAIGRAETIGSIDKGKKGDLVILEYPSYKFLPYNTGVNIVETVVKDGNVVYKKSY, from the coding sequence GTGAAAAAAGGAAACGTTATAATAAAAAATGCTTCACAAGTTGTGACATGTAGTGGCTTTGAGGGTAAATTTGGTAAAGATATGAGTAATATTAATGTAATAGAAAATACCAGTATAGTAGTTAAAGATGGTATTATAAAAGAAATAGATAACTGGGATAATATTGCTAAAAATTATAATGAAAATGATTTTAAAGTAATAGATGCCTCAAATAAAGCAGTACTTCCTGGATTTGTAGATTCTCATACACATTTTGTATTTGGAGGATATAGAGCAGAAGAATTTTCATGGAGGCTAAATGGCGAAAGCTATATGGATATTATGAATAAAGGTGGAGGTATAGTAAACTCAGTAAAGGGAACTAGAGAAGCTACAGAAGATGAATTGTATGAAAGTGCTAAAAAAAGATTAGATTCTATGATTCACTTTGGAGTTACTACAGTGGAAGGCAAAAGTGGATATGGATTAGATTGTGAAACTGAATTAAAACAATTAAGAGTAATGGATAGATTGCAAAAAGATCATCCCATAGATATTTGTAAAACCTTTATGGGGGCTCATGCTACTCCTGAAGAATATAAAGATAGAAATGAAGAATATATTAATTTTTTACTAGAAGAAGTATTGCCAAAAGTAGCGGAAGAAAAATTAGCGGAATTTTGTGATGTTTTTTGTGAAGAAGGAGTATTTTCTGTAGAGGAGTCAAGAAAGATATTATTAAAAGCTAAAGAATTAGGAATGAAAATAAAGATTCATGCAGATGAAATAGTACAATTAGGTGGAGCAGAATTGGCTGCAGAATTAGAAGCTACATCAGCAGATCATTTACTACATGCATCAGATGAGGGAATAAAAGCCATGGCAGGCAAAAAAGTTATAGCAACTTTATTACCTACCACTGCTTTTTGCCTAAAAGAACCTTTTGCAAGGGCAAGAATTATGATAGATAATGGAGCAGCTGTTGCGTTAGGTACAGATTTTAATCCAGGAAGCGGGTTCACAAATTCTATACCTCTTATGTTTGCTTTAGCTACAATTTACATGAATATGAGCATAGAAGAAGCTATTAATGCTATGACTATAAATGGAGCTGCAGCTATAGGAAGAGCAGAAACCATTGGTAGTATAGACAAGGGTAAAAAAGGTGATTTGGTAATATTGGAATATCCATCTTATAAATTTTTACCATACAATACTGGGGTTAATATAGTAGAAACTGTTGTAAAAGATGGAAATGTAGTATATAAAAAGTCATATTAA
- a CDS encoding urocanate hydratase, with protein MITNFDISKGMTIKLDDYLPPMPKFEKGIRRAPNRGFHLTKSQTEVALKNALRYIPEKYHEQLIPEFLEELTTRGRIYGYRFRPEGKIYGKPIDEYKGKCIEGKAFQVMIDNNLDFDVALYPYELVTYGETGSVCQNWMQYRLIKKYLEEMTQDQTLVLESGHPLGLFKSKPEAPRVIITNALMIGMFDNLKDWEIAEEMGVANYGQMTAGGWMYIGPQGIVHGTYNTILNAGRSKLGIPNDGDLRGRLFVTSGLGGMSGAQGKATEIANGVAIVAEVDKSRIDTRLEQGWIKKWSSDLKEVFELAQESLEKKEAMSIAYHGNIVDLLQYVVDNNIHIDLLSDQTSCHNVYEGGYCPEGITFEERTRLLAEDPDKFRELVDKTLRHHFEVIKTLTERGVYFFDYGNSFMKAIYDAGVKEISKNGIDEKDGFIWPSYVEDIMGPLLFDYGYGPFRWVCLSGKREDLIKTDHAAMSCIDPNRRYQDRDNYNWIRDAEKNGLVVGTEARILYQDAMGRINIALKFNDMVRKGEVGPIMLGRDHHDVSGTDSPFRETSNIKDGSNVMADMAVQCYAGNAARGMSLIALHNGGGVGIGKSVNGGFGLVLDGSKRVDEIIKSAMAWDVMGGVARRSWARNEHSIETVLEYNKNNVGTDHITIPYLADEDLVKKAVEKVFK; from the coding sequence ATGATTACAAATTTCGATATTTCAAAAGGAATGACAATAAAATTAGATGATTATTTGCCACCAATGCCTAAATTTGAGAAGGGTATAAGAAGGGCACCTAATAGAGGATTTCATTTAACTAAATCTCAAACAGAGGTAGCTTTAAAAAATGCATTAAGATATATACCAGAAAAATATCATGAACAATTAATACCAGAGTTTTTAGAAGAGTTAACAACTAGGGGAAGAATATACGGCTATAGATTTAGACCAGAAGGAAAAATATATGGAAAGCCAATAGATGAATATAAAGGAAAATGTATAGAAGGAAAAGCATTCCAAGTTATGATAGATAACAATTTAGACTTTGATGTAGCATTATATCCATATGAATTAGTTACTTATGGTGAAACAGGAAGTGTATGCCAAAACTGGATGCAATACAGATTAATAAAAAAATATTTAGAAGAAATGACTCAAGATCAAACTTTAGTACTTGAATCAGGACATCCATTAGGATTGTTCAAATCTAAACCAGAAGCTCCAAGAGTAATTATAACTAATGCTTTAATGATAGGTATGTTTGATAACTTAAAAGATTGGGAAATTGCAGAAGAAATGGGAGTTGCAAACTATGGTCAAATGACAGCTGGTGGATGGATGTATATAGGACCTCAAGGAATTGTACATGGAACATATAATACAATATTAAATGCTGGAAGATCAAAACTAGGAATACCTAATGATGGAGATTTAAGAGGAAGATTATTTGTAACATCTGGATTAGGTGGAATGAGTGGAGCACAAGGTAAAGCTACTGAAATAGCAAATGGAGTAGCTATTGTTGCGGAAGTGGATAAATCAAGAATTGATACAAGATTAGAACAAGGATGGATAAAAAAATGGTCTTCTGATTTAAAAGAAGTATTTGAATTAGCACAAGAATCTTTAGAAAAGAAAGAAGCTATGTCTATTGCTTATCATGGAAATATAGTAGATTTACTTCAATATGTGGTAGATAACAATATTCATATAGATCTTTTATCAGACCAAACTTCATGCCATAACGTATATGAAGGTGGATATTGTCCAGAAGGAATTACTTTTGAAGAAAGAACAAGACTTCTAGCAGAAGATCCTGATAAATTTAGAGAATTAGTGGATAAAACTTTAAGACATCATTTTGAAGTTATTAAAACATTAACTGAAAGAGGAGTTTATTTCTTTGACTATGGAAACTCATTTATGAAGGCTATATATGATGCTGGAGTAAAAGAAATATCCAAAAATGGAATAGATGAAAAAGATGGATTTATTTGGCCATCCTATGTTGAAGATATAATGGGACCACTATTATTTGACTATGGATATGGACCATTTAGATGGGTTTGTTTAAGTGGAAAGAGAGAAGACTTAATAAAAACAGACCATGCAGCTATGTCTTGTATAGATCCAAACAGAAGATATCAAGATAGAGATAACTATAACTGGATAAGAGATGCAGAAAAAAATGGATTAGTCGTTGGTACAGAAGCTAGAATACTATATCAAGATGCTATGGGAAGAATTAATATAGCACTTAAATTTAATGACATGGTTAGAAAGGGAGAAGTAGGACCTATAATGTTAGGAAGAGACCACCACGACGTTTCAGGAACAGATTCACCTTTTAGAGAAACATCTAATATAAAAGATGGAAGTAATGTTATGGCAGATATGGCAGTTCAATGTTATGCAGGAAATGCAGCTAGAGGAATGAGTTTAATAGCTCTTCACAATGGTGGAGGAGTTGGAATAGGTAAATCTGTAAATGGTGGATTTGGTTTAGTATTAGATGGAAGTAAGAGAGTAGACGAAATAATTAAATCAGCTATGGCTTGGGATGTTATGGGTGGAGTTGCTAGACGTTCTTGGGCTAGAAATGAACATTCTATAGAAACAGTACTAGAATACAATAAAAATAATGTAGGAACTGATCACATAACTATACCATATTTAGCAGATGAAGATCTTGTAAAAAAAGCTGTAGAAAAAGTATTTAAATAG
- a CDS encoding sigma-54-dependent transcriptional regulator, translating to MYKLMIVDDEATIRRSLEFALEDDYHMFSCDNKKDVLYILKKENIDIILLDLRLGKENGLEILKEIKKIRKETIVIIMTAYGSIESSVQAMKLGAFYYITKPINIEELSLLLSKANEYIYLNSQIEYLNSQIKIPESKYEMIGTSKEMSKVFDLIDRVKDIDVNVLITGESGTGKDLVAKAIHFSGKRKKGPFNAINCSAIPSNLLESELFGHRKGAFTGAVEDKKGIIELSQNGTLFLDEIGDMDINLQTKLLRVLQDKEIRPLGCSTSISVDFRFIAATNKNLIEEIEKKNFRQDLFYRINVINIELPPLRERKEDISKLVEYFIKKYKLKLGKNINGITAEALEGLERYKYYGNVRELQNIIERAIVLTEDNYIKKEDLPEEIFKNKNISREKEELIPIYVGEDFKIIEKKVIEYNLKYFNENRRKTAEVLKIGERTLRYKIKEYNIK from the coding sequence TTGTATAAATTGATGATAGTAGATGATGAAGCTACAATAAGAAGATCTTTAGAATTTGCTTTAGAAGATGATTATCATATGTTTTCATGTGATAATAAAAAGGATGTATTATATATTTTAAAAAAGGAAAATATAGATATAATCTTATTAGATTTAAGATTAGGTAAAGAAAATGGGTTAGAAATATTAAAAGAGATTAAAAAAATAAGAAAAGAAACTATAGTAATTATTATGACAGCCTATGGTAGTATAGAGTCTTCTGTACAAGCTATGAAATTAGGTGCTTTTTATTATATAACTAAACCTATTAATATAGAAGAACTTAGTTTGCTTTTGAGTAAAGCAAATGAATATATATATTTAAATTCTCAAATAGAATATTTAAATAGTCAAATAAAAATTCCTGAATCAAAATATGAAATGATTGGAACTTCAAAGGAAATGAGTAAGGTATTTGACTTAATAGATAGAGTAAAAGATATAGATGTAAATGTACTTATAACTGGAGAAAGTGGTACAGGAAAAGACTTAGTTGCAAAAGCTATACATTTTAGCGGTAAAAGGAAAAAGGGACCATTTAATGCTATAAATTGTTCTGCTATACCAAGTAATCTTTTAGAAAGTGAACTATTTGGTCATAGAAAGGGAGCTTTTACAGGAGCAGTAGAAGACAAAAAAGGAATAATTGAATTATCTCAAAATGGAACTTTGTTTTTAGATGAAATAGGAGATATGGACATAAATTTACAGACTAAACTTTTGAGAGTTCTACAAGATAAAGAAATAAGACCTTTAGGATGTAGTACATCCATAAGTGTAGATTTTAGATTTATAGCTGCTACTAATAAAAATTTAATAGAGGAAATAGAAAAAAAGAATTTTAGGCAAGATTTATTTTATAGAATAAATGTTATAAATATAGAACTCCCTCCTTTAAGAGAGAGAAAGGAAGATATTTCTAAATTAGTAGAATACTTTATAAAAAAGTACAAATTAAAATTAGGAAAAAATATAAATGGTATAACAGCTGAGGCTTTAGAAGGTCTTGAAAGATACAAATATTATGGAAATGTTAGAGAGCTACAAAACATTATTGAAAGGGCCATAGTGTTAACAGAAGACAATTATATAAAAAAAGAGGATTTACCTGAAGAAATATTTAAAAATAAAAATATTAGTAGAGAAAAAGAGGAGTTAATTCCTATATATGTAGGAGAAGATTTTAAAATTATAGAAAAAAAGGTTATAGAATATAATTTGAAATATTTTAATGAAAATAGAAGAAAAACGGCAGAGGTGTTAAAGATAGGGGAGAGAACTTTAAGGTATAAAATAAAGGAGTATAATATAAAATAA
- a CDS encoding transporter substrate-binding domain-containing protein — MYKNKKKIIIILLLIVSVVGVYVIFQKKQNYKKEYDYSLIKVAGDYNFPPFEYISDNKNYTGFNVDIIRAVSLTCGLEVQFYPMDWDEACKKLKNGEIDLIQGMKKTQEREKEYDFSKPYFQNNQSIFILNENLDINKYEDLKGKKVALQKGDVAINNLKALGNVEVVFTKDQEDALKILLNNSVDAYIGNTVTGINYVDKLKIRDDIKIVDVPINSTEYSVAVKKGNTKLLNLINKGLEEIKENGTYEKVYRKWFGHDITYPRWYVKKVFTFTLIATVVSIILLLIFFTWNDILHKEVEKKTKELELFNKSLISKNNQIQEEKDFREQILNNIFNGIITLSEDDKIIFINKAAKEILRLNKDLCGEYFQSTYLKDFFDIDNDFTEIIEKKLELKENNTNDFYIRYRVNFINERENNRKKKIISFRDITEEKIMEENIRTKDKMHSLGTLVSGIAHEIRNPLTSIKMYTELIPIKYDNERFRERISKDIPLEIDRLNNIIKDLLEYSKPRKPFKQEINLLDELNKITMFLLDKLKKNKVNMYINVENNIYVYMDKNHFRQVMINLLINAIESTEEMGKINIYSKQKDEKIFLYIQDNGCGIEEKELNKLFNPFYTTKSEGTGLGLFVSYQLLTENNVKINIRSKKNLGSTFILEFKGIESDDNCIN; from the coding sequence TTGTATAAAAATAAAAAAAAGATTATTATAATTTTACTTTTAATTGTTTCAGTAGTTGGTGTTTATGTAATATTCCAGAAAAAACAAAACTATAAAAAAGAATATGATTATTCTTTGATAAAGGTAGCGGGTGATTATAATTTTCCACCTTTTGAGTATATAAGTGATAATAAAAACTATACAGGTTTTAATGTAGACATAATAAGGGCAGTGTCTTTAACCTGTGGATTAGAAGTTCAGTTCTATCCAATGGATTGGGATGAAGCCTGTAAAAAACTAAAGAATGGAGAAATAGATTTAATACAGGGTATGAAAAAAACCCAAGAAAGAGAAAAGGAATATGATTTTTCTAAACCTTATTTTCAAAACAATCAATCTATTTTTATATTAAACGAAAACTTAGATATAAATAAATATGAAGATTTAAAAGGGAAAAAAGTAGCATTACAAAAAGGTGATGTAGCTATAAATAATTTAAAAGCTTTAGGTAATGTAGAGGTGGTATTTACAAAGGATCAAGAAGATGCTTTGAAAATATTATTAAACAACTCTGTAGATGCTTATATTGGAAATACTGTAACTGGTATTAATTATGTGGATAAATTAAAAATAAGAGATGATATAAAAATTGTAGATGTACCTATAAATTCCACAGAATATTCTGTGGCAGTAAAAAAAGGTAATACTAAATTATTAAATTTAATAAATAAAGGATTAGAAGAAATAAAAGAAAATGGAACCTATGAAAAAGTATATAGAAAATGGTTTGGTCATGATATAACTTATCCAAGGTGGTATGTGAAGAAGGTTTTCACATTTACTTTAATTGCTACTGTAGTATCAATTATATTATTATTAATATTTTTTACTTGGAATGACATTTTGCATAAAGAGGTAGAAAAGAAAACAAAGGAGTTAGAATTATTTAATAAAAGTTTAATATCTAAGAATAACCAAATTCAGGAGGAAAAAGATTTTAGAGAGCAAATACTAAATAATATATTTAATGGCATTATAACTCTTAGCGAGGATGATAAAATCATATTTATAAATAAGGCTGCTAAAGAAATTTTAAGATTAAATAAAGATTTATGTGGTGAATATTTTCAAAGTACATATTTAAAGGACTTTTTTGATATAGATAATGATTTTACAGAAATTATAGAAAAAAAGTTAGAATTAAAAGAGAATAATACAAATGATTTTTATATAAGATACAGAGTTAATTTTATAAATGAGAGGGAAAATAATAGAAAGAAAAAAATAATAAGTTTTAGGGATATAACGGAAGAAAAAATTATGGAGGAAAATATTAGAACCAAAGATAAGATGCATTCCTTAGGAACTCTAGTATCGGGTATAGCACATGAAATAAGGAATCCACTGACTTCCATAAAAATGTATACTGAACTTATTCCTATAAAATATGATAATGAAAGATTTAGAGAAAGAATATCTAAGGATATACCTCTAGAAATAGATAGATTAAATAATATCATAAAGGATCTTTTAGAATACTCTAAACCAAGAAAACCATTTAAACAAGAAATTAATTTATTAGATGAATTAAATAAAATAACTATGTTTTTGCTAGATAAGCTAAAAAAGAATAAAGTTAATATGTATATAAATGTAGAAAACAATATATATGTATATATGGATAAAAATCATTTTAGACAGGTTATGATAAATTTACTTATAAATGCAATAGAGAGTACAGAAGAAATGGGAAAAATAAATATATATTCTAAACAAAAAGATGAAAAAATATTCTTGTATATTCAAGACAATGGTTGTGGAATAGAAGAAAAAGAATTAAATAAATTATTTAATCCATTTTATACTACTAAATCAGAAGGTACTGGATTAGGTCTATTTGTAAGTTATCAACTTTTAACAGAGAATAATGTTAAAATAAACATAAGAAGTAAAAAAAATTTAGGCAGCACTTTTATATTAGAATTTAAAGGAATTGAGAGTGATGATAATTGTATAAATTGA